A DNA window from Hordeum vulgare subsp. vulgare chromosome 1H, MorexV3_pseudomolecules_assembly, whole genome shotgun sequence contains the following coding sequences:
- the LOC123420010 gene encoding uncharacterized protein LOC123420010 yields the protein MAAAASSSAWKARWLRPEAYPIFAATGVAVGICVMQLVRNITTNPEVRVTKENRAAGVLDNHDEGRRYARHPFRRFIDGKSAEIMPGINNFFTAPPKN from the exons ATGGCGGCCGCTGCTTCCTCCAGCGCCTGGAAGGCCAGGTGGCTCCGCCCGGAG GCGTACCCGATCTTCGCGGCGACGGGCGTGGCCGTGGGGATCTGCGTGATGCAGCTGGTGCGAAACATCACCACCAACCCCGAGGTCAGGGTGACCAAGGAGAACCGGGCGGCCGGGGTGCTGGACAACCACGACGAGGGACGCCGCTACGCGCGCCATCCCTTCAGGAGGTTCATCGACGGCAAGTCCGCCGAGATCATGCCCGGCATCAACAACTTCTTCACCGCCCCACCAAAGAACTAG